In Buchnera aphidicola (Eriosoma grossulariae), a genomic segment contains:
- the lon gene encoding endopeptidase La, with protein MNIELSKRIEIPVLPLRDVVVYPYMVIPLFVGREKSIKCIEAAMTHDKKIMLIAQKEATTDEPNINDLFKIGTISSILQMLKLPDGTVKVLVEGLQRANIQLLINKGQYFSAEIEYLNSSKIEDKEKEILISTTINTFEKYVKNNKKTSIEILNSIQNIKNAERLADTIAANIPLKLINKQSILETCNINERLEYIMAMMETEIELLSIEKKIRNRVKKQMEKSQREYYLNEQMKAIQRELGEMDEIPDEHELLKRKIKSAKMPKEAKEKTESELQKLKMMSSISAEATVVRSYIEWMIQVPWNKRSKIKKDINKAKKILDIDHYGLENVKERILEYLAIQNRISKVKGPILCLVGPPGVGKTSLGKSIAKATGRKYIRMALGGIRDEAEIRGHRRTYIGSMPGKLIQKLSKIGVNNPLFLLDEIDKMSCDMRVDPVSALLEVLDPEQNVSFNDHYLEVDYDLSDVMFVATSNSMNIPAPLLDRMEVIRLSGYTEDEKLNIAKAHLKNKQIHRNALKYDELTIEDNAITSIIRYYTREAGVRNLEREISKICRKTVKSILLDKSIKHIQINENNLKKYLGVKRFDYGKTENKNQIGQVIGLAWTEVGGDLLTIEAACISGKGKLTYTGSLGEVMQESIQAALTVVRSQSKKLKIKQNFYEKHDIHIHVPEGATPKDGPSAGIAMCTAIVSCFTNNPVQSNIAMTGEITLRGQILPIGGLKEKLLAAHRGGVKQVLIPKKNQRDLEEIPKNILSGLHIHPVKHIKEVLLIALKHNPYTTVN; from the coding sequence ATGAATATTGAGCTTTCTAAACGCATTGAAATTCCTGTGTTACCATTAAGAGACGTAGTTGTATATCCATATATGGTAATTCCGTTATTTGTAGGTCGTGAAAAATCAATTAAATGTATTGAAGCAGCCATGACTCACGATAAAAAAATTATGCTAATAGCTCAAAAAGAAGCTACTACAGATGAACCGAATATAAATGATTTATTTAAAATAGGAACAATATCTTCCATTCTACAAATGTTGAAACTCCCTGATGGAACTGTAAAAGTTTTAGTTGAAGGATTACAAAGAGCTAATATTCAATTACTAATCAATAAAGGACAATATTTTTCTGCAGAAATAGAATATCTAAATTCTTCAAAAATCGAAGACAAAGAAAAAGAAATACTAATTTCAACTACAATTAACACATTTGAAAAATATGTAAAAAACAATAAAAAAACATCAATAGAAATATTAAATTCTATTCAAAATATTAAAAATGCTGAAAGATTAGCTGATACTATAGCCGCTAATATACCTTTAAAATTAATCAATAAACAATCTATTTTAGAAACATGTAATATTAACGAAAGACTTGAATATATTATGGCTATGATGGAAACAGAAATTGAATTATTATCAATTGAAAAAAAAATCAGAAATCGTGTAAAAAAACAAATGGAAAAAAGTCAAAGAGAATATTATCTTAATGAACAAATGAAAGCAATTCAAAGAGAATTAGGAGAAATGGATGAAATACCAGACGAACATGAATTATTAAAAAGAAAAATTAAATCTGCAAAAATGCCAAAAGAAGCTAAAGAAAAAACAGAATCTGAATTACAAAAATTAAAAATGATGTCATCAATATCTGCCGAAGCTACCGTTGTTCGTAGTTATATTGAATGGATGATACAAGTGCCATGGAATAAAAGAAGTAAAATAAAAAAAGATATCAACAAAGCAAAAAAAATATTAGATATTGATCATTATGGTCTTGAAAATGTAAAAGAAAGAATTTTAGAATATCTAGCAATTCAAAATAGAATCTCTAAAGTAAAAGGTCCCATCTTATGTTTAGTGGGACCACCAGGAGTAGGTAAAACTTCATTAGGTAAATCAATTGCTAAAGCAACAGGAAGAAAATATATCAGAATGGCTTTAGGAGGAATTAGAGACGAAGCAGAAATCAGAGGACACAGACGTACTTATATCGGTTCCATGCCAGGTAAACTAATTCAAAAATTATCAAAAATTGGAGTAAATAATCCTCTTTTTTTATTAGATGAAATTGATAAAATGTCTTGTGATATGAGAGTTGATCCAGTTTCAGCATTATTAGAAGTATTAGATCCTGAACAAAATGTTTCTTTTAATGACCATTATTTAGAAGTCGATTATGATTTATCAGATGTCATGTTTGTTGCTACTTCAAATTCAATGAATATACCAGCTCCATTATTAGATAGAATGGAAGTTATTAGACTTTCTGGTTATACTGAAGATGAAAAATTAAATATTGCTAAAGCACATTTAAAAAACAAACAAATTCATAGAAATGCCTTAAAATATGACGAATTAACTATAGAAGATAACGCTATTACTAGTATTATTCGTTATTACACAAGAGAAGCTGGTGTAAGAAATTTAGAAAGAGAAATATCCAAAATATGTCGTAAAACAGTAAAATCAATTTTATTAGATAAATCAATTAAACATATCCAAATTAATGAAAATAATTTAAAAAAATATTTAGGTGTTAAACGTTTTGATTATGGAAAAACAGAAAACAAAAATCAAATAGGACAAGTGATTGGGTTAGCATGGACAGAAGTAGGAGGTGATTTGCTGACTATTGAAGCTGCATGTATCTCAGGAAAAGGTAAATTAACTTATACCGGTTCATTAGGAGAAGTAATGCAAGAATCAATTCAAGCTGCATTAACAGTAGTTAGATCTCAATCAAAAAAATTAAAAATCAAACAAAATTTTTATGAAAAACATGACATTCATATTCATGTACCAGAAGGAGCTACTCCAAAAGACGGACCTAGTGCAGGTATCGCAATGTGTACGGCTATAGTATCTTGTTTTACAAATAATCCTGTTCAATCTAATATTGCCATGACAGGAGAAATTACATTAAGAGGTCAAATACTACCTATTGGTGGACTAAAAGAAAAATTATTAGCTGCCCATAGAGGAGGTGTAAAACAAGTTTTAATTCCTAAAAAAAATCAACGCGATTTAGAAGAAATACCAAAAAATATTCTATCTGGTTTACATATACATCCAGTAAAACATATCAAAGAAGTATTATTAATAGCATTAAAACACAATCCATACACTACAGTAAATTAA
- a CDS encoding SurA N-terminal domain-containing protein, with protein MIKYFNIFSKKIILKIILIIILISIICNNIKNYQYKTTKIYAAKVNNEIISYQQIKYIYMLTEKQQKKELGRGFSKIINTKKNQEITYNTILKNMINEIILKQYAIKLGFDISNKDIKKIISKIPYFQKNNKFNYNLYLEKLKNIGTNSYEYENNLKQYKIKEQIMQKITDSDFTLKHENNFFIKLLSEKRMIKNIHIKMKNLFKKQKINNQKCYEYFQKYSNLFILPEKFKIDYIKIKMNKIPIHVNNIEIKNWYFKNIKKYINPESKKYSMIQTNSLEESQKILSYLKKNKKFFYLAKKYSIDPISSISGGNIGWIKINHETPEIKKIKLNKINQISPIIKSKIGYLIFQLNQIHSSSIKPLSEVKNTIFKIIKRKKQILKKQYIKKLINHDHYKKLEKISKKIYTNTRINNIQTNWFSKDFNVYNNEKKDIIQYIFNTKKDKNKNNINQNIQLININDNIIYLIKIQKYIQKQKIKFKNVKNDIQSILQYQKNRKEIFKISKKIILEINKNERKTIKKYQLIVEKPIIIHRNNQNDLSNLVFKLNYPHQEKKIFTLKEKKNGDVVIISLYKIINNNINSQEKKMITSYLNQYQKTIILKNFLLNLKKTSDIKYGNQKFFK; from the coding sequence ATGATTAAATATTTTAACATATTCTCAAAAAAAATTATTTTAAAAATTATTTTAATAATAATATTAATATCCATCATATGTAATAATATTAAAAATTACCAATACAAAACAACAAAAATATACGCAGCAAAAGTAAATAATGAAATCATTAGCTATCAACAAATAAAATACATATATATGTTAACTGAAAAACAACAAAAAAAAGAACTAGGGAGGGGATTTTCAAAAATAATTAATACAAAAAAAAATCAAGAAATTACTTATAATACAATTTTAAAAAATATGATTAATGAAATAATTTTAAAACAATATGCAATAAAATTAGGATTTGATATATCTAATAAAGATATTAAAAAAATAATTTCTAAAATACCTTATTTTCAAAAAAATAATAAATTTAATTATAATTTATATCTTGAAAAATTAAAAAATATAGGAACTAATAGTTATGAATACGAAAATAACTTAAAACAATACAAAATAAAAGAACAAATCATGCAAAAAATTACTGATAGTGATTTTACATTAAAACATGAAAATAATTTTTTTATAAAATTATTATCAGAAAAAAGAATGATTAAAAATATACATATCAAAATGAAAAACTTATTTAAAAAACAAAAAATCAATAATCAAAAATGTTATGAATATTTTCAAAAATATTCGAATTTATTTATTTTACCTGAAAAATTCAAAATAGATTATATCAAAATTAAAATGAATAAAATACCTATTCATGTCAATAATATAGAAATAAAAAATTGGTATTTTAAAAATATTAAAAAATATATAAATCCAGAAAGTAAAAAATATAGTATGATACAAACTAATTCATTAGAAGAATCTCAAAAAATATTATCCTATTTAAAAAAAAATAAAAAATTTTTTTATTTAGCAAAAAAATATTCTATTGATCCTATATCATCAATATCAGGAGGTAATATAGGATGGATCAAAATTAATCATGAAACACCAGAAATAAAAAAAATAAAATTAAATAAAATTAATCAAATTTCTCCAATTATTAAATCAAAAATTGGATATTTAATATTCCAATTAAATCAAATTCACTCTAGTTCTATTAAACCATTATCTGAAGTTAAAAATACTATCTTTAAAATAATAAAACGAAAAAAACAAATTTTAAAAAAACAATATATCAAAAAATTAATTAATCATGATCATTATAAAAAATTAGAAAAAATATCAAAAAAAATATATACAAACACAAGAATAAATAATATTCAAACAAATTGGTTTAGTAAAGATTTTAATGTTTACAATAATGAAAAAAAAGATATAATTCAATATATTTTTAATACAAAAAAAGATAAGAATAAAAATAACATAAATCAAAATATTCAATTAATAAACATCAATGACAATATTATTTATCTTATTAAAATTCAAAAATATATTCAAAAACAAAAAATAAAATTTAAGAATGTAAAAAATGACATCCAATCTATTTTACAATATCAAAAAAATAGAAAAGAAATTTTTAAAATAAGCAAAAAAATTATTTTAGAAATTAATAAAAATGAAAGAAAAACGATTAAAAAATATCAATTAATTGTTGAAAAACCAATAATAATTCATAGAAATAATCAAAATGATCTTTCTAATTTAGTTTTTAAACTAAATTATCCTCACCAAGAAAAAAAAATTTTTACCTTAAAAGAAAAAAAAAATGGAGATGTAGTAATAATATCATTATATAAAATTATTAATAATAATATAAATAGTCAAGAAAAAAAAATGATTACAAGTTATTTAAATCAATATCAAAAAACAATAATATTAAAAAATTTCTTACTTAATCTCAAAAAAACATCAGATATAAAATATGGCAATCAAAAATTTTTTAAATGA